A window of Haliscomenobacter hydrossis DSM 1100 contains these coding sequences:
- the pncA gene encoding bifunctional nicotinamidase/pyrazinamidase codes for MRTLLLIDLQNDFCPGGALAVEEGNLLIPIANDLMPRFDLVLATQDWHPATHGSFAANHPWRKPGQVIDLHGLSQVLWPIHCVQESFGAEFVPTLNTTGIHQVFVKGTDPEIDSYSGFFDNGHRKATGLGDYLKAQGVDELYVMGIATDYCVKFTVLDALELGFKVNLIQDACRGVNLKAGDVAQALLDMQSKGANLITSNAV; via the coding sequence ATGAGAACCCTTCTACTGATTGATTTACAGAATGACTTCTGCCCTGGCGGCGCACTGGCTGTGGAAGAAGGAAACCTACTGATCCCCATTGCCAATGACTTGATGCCACGTTTTGATCTGGTACTGGCTACCCAAGACTGGCATCCGGCTACACATGGCAGTTTTGCCGCCAATCACCCCTGGCGCAAACCCGGCCAGGTGATCGATTTACATGGCTTGTCTCAGGTGCTTTGGCCGATCCATTGCGTACAAGAAAGTTTTGGTGCCGAGTTTGTCCCCACGCTGAATACTACGGGTATCCACCAAGTTTTTGTCAAAGGCACCGATCCGGAAATCGACAGCTACAGTGGATTTTTTGACAACGGCCACCGCAAAGCAACTGGCCTGGGCGATTACCTGAAAGCACAAGGTGTGGATGAACTGTACGTCATGGGCATTGCCACCGATTATTGCGTGAAATTCACGGTATTGGACGCTTTAGAACTGGGTTTCAAGGTCAATTTGATCCAAGACGCCTGTCGGGGTGTTAACTTAAAAGCAGGCGACGTTGCACAGGCTTTACTGGACATGCAAAGCAAAGGAGCAAATTTAATAACGTCAAATGCCGTATAA
- the cdaA gene encoding diadenylate cyclase CdaA: MLLLFKIGFLPIRIWDLLDILIVGYLIYLIYRLLRGNIAFNIFIGVLTLYVFYWLVRQLEMQLLSAVLDKFVSVGVIVIVIIFQQEVRNFLLLLGKSALQQRSNFLVKILLGRNTPATLQDMSREVMAVKTALQHLSEQQTGALIVLAKDANLENLAYSGVRIDALISEQLLESIFNKTSPLHDGAVILRKGKIVSAGGVLPLSEKADLPQKAGLRHRAAIGVTEQLNVAAVVVSEETGRISWAYEGQFIQDVEMGELEAFLGAHL; this comes from the coding sequence ATGCTGTTACTCTTCAAAATCGGGTTTTTGCCCATTCGTATTTGGGACTTATTGGATATCTTGATTGTGGGGTATTTGATCTACCTCATTTACCGCTTGTTGCGCGGAAACATTGCCTTCAACATCTTCATCGGCGTACTCACGCTGTACGTTTTTTACTGGTTGGTGCGGCAATTGGAAATGCAACTGTTGTCGGCGGTGTTGGACAAGTTTGTCAGCGTAGGGGTCATCGTCATCGTGATCATTTTTCAGCAGGAAGTACGCAATTTTTTGTTGTTGCTGGGAAAAAGTGCCCTCCAACAACGCTCCAATTTTTTGGTCAAAATCCTGTTGGGCCGCAATACCCCGGCAACACTACAAGATATGAGCCGAGAAGTGATGGCGGTCAAAACCGCTTTGCAGCACCTGAGCGAACAACAAACGGGCGCCCTGATTGTATTGGCCAAAGACGCGAACCTGGAAAACCTGGCGTATTCCGGTGTCCGCATCGATGCCCTGATTAGTGAACAATTGTTGGAAAGTATTTTTAATAAAACCAGCCCCCTGCACGATGGAGCGGTCATTTTGCGCAAAGGAAAAATAGTATCCGCCGGAGGGGTGTTGCCGCTATCCGAAAAAGCAGACCTGCCGCAAAAAGCGGGTTTGCGCCACCGTGCAGCCATCGGGGTGACTGAACAATTGAATGTGGCAGCAGTGGTGGTGTCTGAAGAAACGGGACGGATTAGTTGGGCCTATGAAGGGCAGTTTATACAAGATGTGGAGATGGGGGAATTGGAGGCGTTTTTGGGCGCGCATTTGTAA